In Eisenibacter elegans DSM 3317, the genomic window CCATGACTATATCCTAAGCCCCCTAAGCCGCAGCGGGAAGGGTAGTGGCCGTTTGGTTTTTATTGATTCCTTGTTGGTAAATGATGCTGCCGCACGGCAAGCATTGTTGAGCAAACACAAAAGAAAGTTGCAAAAGCGTATTGTTGTGTATGAACAAAAGGATTTTATGGCACTCACAGCACTTGAGGATGGCTTTTGGGGTGAAATCCAACAAGCACAAGCCCTATTGACCTTGTTTTCGCCCAAACTTACCGCCTCAATGGGCACACAGCAGCTCAGTAACCCCACATTTTGGTTATTGCCCGAAGCCCTCCCTTCTAAGGCCAAACGAGTAAACTATCGTCTGACATCCGATTTACTGACTGATTATCAGAGCCAAAACGTCATCGGTTATGTTCCCGGTACTAGCAATCCAACGCAGTATCTTGTTTTGACGGCACACTATGACCACCTTGGAGGTTATGGTACAGATACCTACTTTCCGGGAGCCAATGACAATGCCTCTGGGGTTGCCCTGTTACTAAGCTTGGCACAATATTATGCCCAAAACCCTGCGCCCTACAGCGTAGTATTCATCGCCTTTGGAGCAGAGGAAGTCGGCCTAATAGGCTCGGCATATTATACCCGCAGACCGTATTTTCCATTGGAGCAAAT contains:
- a CDS encoding M28 family metallopeptidase, coding for MLTKTTYFGLPLGCRAILIFCVFHLLSTPTKAQDLDYVRQVIDTLCSPTMFGRSALHGGERLAADFIQAEFQRLGVSAFEQGYQQAFSLSLNTFPKNPKLRINGKPLSAGHDYILSPLSRSGKGSGRLVFIDSLLVNDAAARQALLSKHKRKLQKRIVVYEQKDFMALTALEDGFWGEIQQAQALLTLFSPKLTASMGTQQLSNPTFWLLPEALPSKAKRVNYRLTSDLLTDYQSQNVIGYVPGTSNPTQYLVLTAHYDHLGGYGTDTYFPGANDNASGVALLLSLAQYYAQNPAPYSVVFIAFGAEEVGLIGSAYYTRRPYFPLEQILFLLNLDLVGTGDDGLMAVNGAVFKEEFERLQNLNTTHQLLPNVQARGSARNSDHYYFYEQGVPCFFLYTLGGIKAYHDVYDVPSTLPLTKFAALHQLIRLFLAQY